The Onthophagus taurus isolate NC chromosome 6, IU_Otau_3.0, whole genome shotgun sequence region ACATTCCATTGAATATTGTTGGAATAAACACCGAAATTCGGCTTCCAAACTTGCAATGGATTTAATATTGGATTCTTCGCCAAAATCGAATGCTTTATCGTTTTGTAAATATTCAATTAGATTTTCTTGGATGGTGTTACCCGCGTTGTGATTTTcgttttgaaatgaaaattctGATTTTAAAACGGAAATTCTCGCGTCGATAAGCGATTTGTGTGCAATGATATCGGCGTATTCGTTTAATAATGTGTTTACGTTGATGGTTGATCGTTCGGATTCTAATCTTCTTCGCCAATTTtgtctttgtaatttttgtagGCTTTGTTTGTAGTTTTCGGTGAGTTCTTCAATGTTTTTATCCATTTCAACTCGGAGTCTACTTTCAACGGAATCAGACCATAATTCCAATGCCGCTCTTTCGTATGCGTAAAAACTAAAGAAATTGCTTTGGTCTGAGCTTGATTGTTCTTCATACAATTGAGCGGTTCGCATTAAAGTATGGTTAATTTCCGATTGAATTAATTCTGTATTGACAATTTCTTTAGCCGCTTTCCACATGTCatttattaaatctttatcgAAAGATTTAATGTGACACGTTTGATCTGTGGCTAGATTAATGGTTTCAATTGCCAACGCTTCAGAAAGTTGaggtaatttatttgatttgtaattatttaataaattatttattttagattgttcttCTTCTAACAGTTTGATGAATTGATTGAaatttgtgattttatttgttcttgtAAAGTGATATTTATGTTGAGTTATTAATAATCTTCTTGTTAAAACTTTCGTTAAATAATCCATgcttgttttataaattggaGGTTGTTTTTTGCCGCTTCCGTTTAATTTTGATCTTAAACTATGTAATAAATTCGTCGTTTCGATAGCTTCTTTATTTAACAGTCTTTCGGAGTAATTATCATCTAAAGTTGACATTTGTACAGCTTGTTGAATACGTtcgataattaaattttcgtaaGCTAATTTTTCGGCTAATAATTCTATTCTTGTTTGATCGTTTAATTCATTCGATTCTTGAAgtattcttcttttttcgtataaactttttaatttctccCTTAATAAACACTCTAATTGTTTAACAACACTGCCAGCAGATAATTTCACaacattaaattcattttcgtTAATTGTCCTACCCAAAATTTCACCCAATTCACATAAATTAGTTtctaaattcattaatttctcACCGCCACTTAATTTTATCGAACCCAAAACGTTTTTAcaatcgtttaatttttcatttgcCGCCGTAATAATACTTTCgcaacataaatttttatcatcttgCTTCTCACTTTGTCCAAACACTCCTGAAGATGTATTTATACTTTCATTAGAAGTGGTTACACCCGACACTTTCCCTTCTAAGTTACTTAATCGCATTAGAAGCTTCATCGGTTCTGAGGATGTTGCGCTATCAAGCGATTTTCTACGAATTCGGCGTAAAGATCGATCATCAATTGGTGATCCTCTTTCGCTACTACGTTCACGGCGATGTTTTCTACGCCATTTATCACGTTCTATCGTCATGATTTTGGCTTCAAGTTCGGTTATTTTATCTtcaacttctttatttattgaaaaattttcgcgTCCTTTTAATGATAACGATCTTCGTTTTTCCCTAGAATCTTGAAGTTTCGATTTTAATGTTCTAGCTTGTCTTTCAACCGTGGCTAATTTAGCCGTTAAATCTTGTACTCTATCGGCCATTAAAGCCGATTGTGCCTGAGCTTCTTGTTCCGCCATTTCAATACTTTTTTTGAGACCCATATTTTGCAATTCGAGATGATCGTATTTAACATGGGATTCTCGGAGTTCTCTTTTTAAGACTCGTATTTCGACTACGGCCTTTTCGAACCTGCTGCGAAGATCGAGACATTGTTCGATTAATTCGTTATGGTTCAAATTGTCTAGGTCCATATCCAAATTGATGTCGGTCAAATCGGTGAGCGAGTCGAGTCGTTTTCTTCTTGTGTGAGGTTTGCATTccatttcttgtaattttttatataatttatcgTTTTCTTGTCGATTTTTTGCGTGACgatcatttaataattttaattcttcttgTAACGAACAtactaatttttgatttgtttgtaACTCCTTTGATgtgtataaatatttttcttcgttttccGTTGCGATTGATTCAATTTCTATTAAACGATTATGCAAACCGTTTTGTTCTTTGAGATGTCTTTCttctaattgatttaatttttggtttaattctCGTTCGGATTTTTCTaagttttgaattatttctttttcttgtttttctcTTACCACTGATTccatttggatttttttatacCTCGTTAATTCAGATTCTAGGTGTTGAATTTCACTCAAAGCGTTCGAAAGTTGTTTTCTTAGCCCATCGACTTCCACCGTTTGcttattaatcatatttttgtaatcaaccTCGTCTGGCTCTTTAAATCCATCTAATTCATCTGTAGATACACTGTCGATCGTACTTTGTCTGCTTTGACTTCTTGGTAATTTCGGCCTAATTCTCGTCCGTTCCTTAACCTTAGCTAACGCTGTTCTACTTAACGGCGGACTTGGTGGTAAATCGCCCCAATCACCAGAATCCCTTCTTCCGCCTTCGGAAGC contains the following coding sequences:
- the LOC111414687 gene encoding protein outspread, producing the protein MSQCKKFAPNIFHKTKCSNCFRQKEEHSAEALECNRASRSIARSGYLFVAPDWDFSVPLNRTKRWQRRWFVLYDDGELNYSVDEHPDTVPQGSVDMSKVLEVTGAEQITGHPHSLALTGPDRVTFVKAASREDARWWAELLAVFPRRHKRNATFPGGRASPSLPQLGRSASPQPPRPRHLSCTGPSPRTNFTTPPLKEERESPSKEDASRPVWLPEPTNTLTIDTTPPPRTDYVVTSGSPPTRDKLRCEEKAKTRRDWRHERLRDIATALTDRSPESSLALPAEGLLNLKKGWLWYKEKGTDNEWLRRWWVLCGPTLIAYCDQDEQGTPELTIELSSVTDCTEVLTDTRYGFQIQWSGHTLILAAVTSGIRSNWLQSLKKATPMTLSVESPVSTPATPRSALFSSDEEYRTASEGGRRDSGDWGDLPPSPPLSRTALAKVKERTRIRPKLPRSQSRQSTIDSVSTDELDGFKEPDEVDYKNMINKQTVEVDGLRKQLSNALSEIQHLESELTRYKKIQMESVVREKQEKEIIQNLEKSERELNQKLNQLEERHLKEQNGLHNRLIEIESIATENEEKYLYTSKELQTNQKLVCSLQEELKLLNDRHAKNRQENDKLYKKLQEMECKPHTRRKRLDSLTDLTDINLDMDLDNLNHNELIEQCLDLRSRFEKAVVEIRVLKRELRESHVKYDHLELQNMGLKKSIEMAEQEAQAQSALMADRVQDLTAKLATVERQARTLKSKLQDSREKRRSLSLKGRENFSINKEVEDKITELEAKIMTIERDKWRRKHRRERSSERGSPIDDRSLRRIRRKSLDSATSSEPMKLLMRLSNLEGKVSGVTTSNESINTSSGVFGQSEKQDDKNLCCESIITAANEKLNDCKNVLGSIKLSGGEKLMNLETNLCELGEILGRTINENEFNVVKLSAGSVVKQLECLLREKLKSLYEKRRILQESNELNDQTRIELLAEKLAYENLIIERIQQAVQMSTLDDNYSERLLNKEAIETTNLLHSLRSKLNGSGKKQPPIYKTSMDYLTKVLTRRLLITQHKYHFTRTNKITNFNQFIKLLEEEQSKINNLLNNYKSNKLPQLSEALAIETINLATDQTCHIKSFDKDLINDMWKAAKEIVNTELIQSEINHTLMRTAQLYEEQSSSDQSNFFSFYAYERAALELWSDSVESRLRVEMDKNIEELTENYKQSLQKLQRQNWRRRLESERSTINVNTLLNEYADIIAHKSLIDARISVLKSEFSFQNENHNAGNTIQENLIEYLQNDKAFDFGEESNIKSIASLEAEFRCLFQQYSMECSDSLARMDLMDARSALQDLSKEVFELACFCSCGKYEEKIEIYNIQDVCRKCVELRGRLNEIKQVIYEIKRTRRSDDEDRKPLYLGTEYLNQVENLRAAYRRTLTECENHKQQADLEQLQFLCEQVLVAMEHWHRRTLQDLREQHSRELQALKQDKEQALAEETQATLAALDAMRKAHEAEVQREVARFKQDFAREQQDELLELTERLSVKCLEAAALEEQLGSATRQLAHAQQHILQLERNPQLSLQN